One stretch of Actinacidiphila sp. DG2A-62 DNA includes these proteins:
- a CDS encoding gamma-glutamylcyclotransferase — protein sequence MSLYAAYGTNLDARLMTRRAPHSPLRGTGWLQGWRLTFGGEQMGWEGALATVVEDPAGQVFVGLYEIAPVDEESMDRWEGVPLGMYRRATVRVHSLEGDLAAWLYVLNDYEGGLPSARYLGEVADAAESAGAPHDYVMELRKRPC from the coding sequence ATGTCGCTCTACGCCGCCTACGGAACCAATCTCGACGCGCGGCTGATGACCCGCCGCGCCCCGCACTCACCGCTGCGCGGCACCGGGTGGCTGCAGGGCTGGCGGCTGACCTTCGGCGGCGAGCAGATGGGCTGGGAGGGCGCGCTCGCCACGGTGGTGGAGGACCCGGCCGGGCAGGTCTTCGTCGGGCTCTACGAGATCGCGCCGGTGGACGAGGAGTCGATGGACCGCTGGGAGGGCGTGCCGCTGGGGATGTACCGGCGCGCCACGGTCCGCGTGCACAGCCTGGAGGGCGATCTGGCGGCGTGGCTCTACGTGCTCAACGACTACGAGGGCGGGTTGCCCTCGGCGCGGTATCTGGGCGAGGTCGCGGACGCGGCGGAGTCGGCGGGGGCGCCGCACGATTACGTCATGGAGCTCCGCAAGCGCCCTTGCTGA
- a CDS encoding NAD(P)H-quinone dehydrogenase, which produces MGYVTRIVIIGGGPGGYEAALVAAQLGAEVTVVDRDGLGGASVLTDCVPSKTLIATAEVMTTFDSSYDELGIIVADAPSVPTIGQEGPAAPAVGQEGSTSPLEKSTRVVGVDLGKVNRRVKRLALAQSHDITASVTRAGVRVLRGRGRLEGCQTAEGTRCVVVESPDGTVERLTADAVLVATGGRPRELPDARPDGERILNWTQVYDLDELPRELIVVGSGVTGAEFAGAYQALGSHVTLVSSRDRVLPGEDPDAAAVLEDVFRRRGMNVMARSRAAGVKRVGDGVEVTLSDGRVITGTHCLMAVGAIPNTADMGLEEAGVKLTESGHIRTDKVSRTSAPGVYAAGDVTGVFALASVAAMQGRIAMYHFLGDAVAPLNLKTVSSNVFTDPEIATVGYTQADVDAGRMAANVVKLPLLRNPRAKMQGIRDGFVKLFCRPGTGIVVGGVVVAPRASELIHPISIAVDNSLTVEQIANAFTVYPSLSGSVAEVARQLHSRKTADGS; this is translated from the coding sequence ATGGGGTACGTGACTCGGATCGTGATCATCGGTGGTGGACCCGGCGGCTACGAAGCGGCGCTCGTGGCCGCGCAGCTCGGCGCGGAGGTGACCGTCGTCGACCGCGACGGCCTGGGCGGCGCGTCGGTGCTGACCGACTGCGTGCCGTCCAAGACCCTCATCGCCACGGCGGAGGTGATGACCACCTTCGACTCCTCGTACGACGAGCTGGGCATCATCGTCGCCGACGCTCCAAGCGTGCCCACCATCGGCCAGGAGGGGCCCGCCGCGCCCGCCGTCGGCCAGGAGGGCTCCACCTCGCCCCTGGAGAAGTCCACCCGCGTGGTCGGCGTCGACCTGGGGAAGGTCAACCGCCGGGTCAAGCGCCTGGCGCTGGCGCAGTCCCACGACATCACCGCCTCGGTGACGCGCGCCGGTGTGCGGGTGCTGCGCGGCCGGGGGCGGCTCGAAGGCTGCCAGACCGCCGAGGGCACCCGCTGCGTCGTGGTCGAGTCACCGGACGGCACCGTCGAGCGGCTCACCGCGGACGCCGTGCTGGTCGCCACCGGCGGCCGGCCGCGGGAGCTGCCGGACGCGCGGCCCGACGGCGAGCGCATCCTGAACTGGACGCAGGTCTACGACCTCGACGAGCTGCCGCGCGAGCTGATCGTGGTCGGCTCGGGCGTCACCGGCGCGGAGTTCGCCGGCGCCTACCAGGCGCTCGGCTCGCACGTCACGCTCGTCTCCTCCCGTGACCGGGTGCTGCCGGGCGAGGACCCGGACGCGGCCGCCGTGCTGGAGGACGTCTTCCGCCGCCGCGGCATGAACGTGATGGCCCGCTCGCGCGCCGCGGGCGTCAAGAGAGTGGGCGACGGCGTCGAGGTCACCCTCTCCGACGGCCGGGTGATCACCGGCACGCACTGCCTGATGGCCGTCGGCGCGATCCCCAACACCGCGGACATGGGCCTGGAGGAGGCGGGCGTGAAGCTCACCGAGTCCGGCCACATCAGGACCGACAAGGTCTCCCGCACCAGCGCCCCCGGCGTCTACGCGGCCGGCGACGTGACCGGGGTGTTCGCGCTGGCGTCGGTCGCCGCGATGCAGGGCCGGATCGCGATGTACCACTTCCTCGGGGACGCGGTGGCCCCGCTGAACCTCAAGACGGTGTCCTCCAACGTCTTCACCGATCCGGAGATCGCCACCGTCGGCTACACCCAGGCGGACGTGGACGCCGGCCGGATGGCCGCCAACGTCGTCAAGCTGCCGTTGCTGCGCAACCCGCGGGCGAAGATGCAGGGGATCAGGGACGGGTTCGTGAAGCTGTTCTGCCGGCCCGGCACCGGGATCGTGGTGGGCGGCGTGGTGGTCGCGCCCAGGGCGAGCGAGCTGATCCACCCGATCTCGATCGCGGTCGACAACAGCCTGACCGTCGAGCAGATCGCCAACGCGTTCACCGTGTACCCGTCGCTGTCCGGCTCGGTCGCGGAGGTCGCCCGGCAGTTGCACAGCCGCAAGACCGCCGACGGGAGCTGA
- a CDS encoding TetR/AcrR family transcriptional regulator, with protein sequence MRADAQRNYDRLVHEAKQAFLVHGTDVALEDIARHAGVGIGTLYRHFPDRYALLSAVYELELDTLSARAEELMTADDPADALVRWLRSVAVHSTAYRGLAAAVMEGAEERMVACKTRLRGSGGQLLLRAQQAGAVRADATISDLLKLTYALVSTAEKNPDERGLFDRLMSLALLGVLTRDAPAPARSAPAPARPAAPAAPGASVASAAPGASMASAAPGASVAAEAAGVSGGGCPPAAE encoded by the coding sequence ATGCGGGCTGACGCGCAGCGCAACTACGACCGGCTGGTCCACGAGGCCAAGCAGGCGTTCCTGGTGCACGGCACGGACGTGGCCCTGGAGGACATCGCCCGGCACGCCGGCGTCGGCATCGGCACCCTCTACCGGCACTTCCCCGACCGCTACGCCCTGCTCAGCGCGGTCTACGAACTCGAACTCGACACGCTGAGCGCGCGGGCCGAGGAGCTGATGACCGCCGACGACCCGGCGGACGCGCTGGTCCGCTGGCTGCGGTCGGTCGCGGTGCACTCGACCGCCTACCGCGGGCTGGCCGCCGCGGTGATGGAGGGCGCGGAGGAGCGCATGGTCGCGTGCAAGACCCGGCTGCGCGGCTCCGGCGGCCAACTCCTGCTGCGCGCCCAGCAGGCCGGGGCGGTCCGCGCGGACGCGACGATCTCCGACCTGCTCAAGCTCACCTACGCGCTGGTGAGCACCGCGGAGAAGAACCCGGACGAACGCGGGCTGTTCGACCGGCTGATGTCACTGGCGCTGCTCGGTGTGCTGACCCGCGACGCGCCGGCCCCGGCACGGTCCGCGCCCGCCCCGGCGCGACCGGCGGCGCCCGCAGCGCCGGGGGCGTCCGTGGCGTCCGCGGCGCCGGGGGCCTCCATGGCGTCCGCGGCGCCGGGGGCGTCCGTGGCCGCCGAGGCGGCCGGGGTCAGCGGCGGCGGATGTCCGCCAGCCGCGGAGTGA
- a CDS encoding MFS transporter produces MSSHHVRDTAPDTAGPIRSSGAADPGELSPARRHPFIALAAIVGTQLMLLLDATVVNVALPGIGDHLGFSPTGMSWVLNVYTLAFGGLLLLGSRIGDLIGRRTALVWGVAAFTLASVAGGLANDATTLLIARGVQGAAGALAAPSTLALIATSFSEGAERNRALSVFSAVSGAGSAVGLTAGGMLTDWGSWRWVFFVNIPVGVAIVLLAPRFISETEKHRGGRFDIAGALTGTLGMATLVYAFIRVGESSWGDGRAITSFVVAVALLAAFLINETRVERPLVVLRLFADRNRALAYAVMLLVPAGMFGVFYFSTQYLQTYLHYSPLKAGFAFLPLSGPLFVGARLAPRLLARYGAKPVAATGGLLNVAGMAWITQLSASDGYARGILPSLILIGVGVGFTMMPLNTFILSGVAPKDAGSASGLLQTMQQVGGSLGLSVLVTVFGTVSRHHRDNPFIHGATAAFTMAAVFTGLALALVLCLKSPARPALRG; encoded by the coding sequence ATGTCCTCGCACCACGTGCGCGACACCGCTCCCGACACCGCGGGGCCGATCCGCTCCTCCGGCGCGGCCGACCCGGGCGAGCTGTCCCCGGCGCGCCGGCACCCGTTCATCGCCCTCGCCGCGATCGTCGGCACCCAGCTGATGCTGCTGCTCGACGCGACGGTGGTGAACGTCGCGCTGCCCGGCATCGGCGACCACCTCGGCTTCTCGCCCACCGGCATGTCCTGGGTGCTCAACGTCTACACCCTCGCCTTCGGCGGTCTGCTGCTGCTCGGCAGCCGGATCGGCGACCTGATCGGCCGGCGCACCGCGCTGGTGTGGGGCGTCGCCGCCTTCACCCTCGCCTCGGTCGCCGGCGGCCTGGCCAACGACGCCACCACGCTGCTGATCGCCCGCGGCGTGCAGGGCGCGGCCGGCGCGCTCGCCGCGCCCAGCACCCTCGCGCTGATCGCCACGTCCTTCTCCGAGGGCGCCGAGCGCAACCGCGCGCTCAGCGTCTTCTCCGCGGTCTCCGGCGCCGGCTCCGCGGTCGGCCTGACCGCCGGCGGCATGCTCACCGACTGGGGCTCCTGGCGCTGGGTGTTCTTCGTCAACATCCCGGTGGGCGTGGCGATCGTGCTGCTCGCCCCGCGCTTCATCAGCGAGACCGAGAAGCACCGCGGCGGGCGCTTCGACATCGCCGGCGCCCTCACCGGCACCCTCGGCATGGCCACCCTGGTCTACGCGTTCATCCGGGTCGGCGAGAGCAGCTGGGGCGACGGCCGCGCGATCACGTCCTTCGTCGTCGCCGTCGCGCTGCTCGCCGCGTTCCTGATCAACGAGACCCGGGTGGAACGCCCGCTGGTGGTCCTGCGGCTGTTCGCCGACCGCAACCGGGCGCTGGCCTACGCGGTCATGCTGCTGGTCCCGGCCGGGATGTTCGGCGTCTTCTACTTCAGCACCCAGTACCTGCAGACGTATCTGCACTACAGCCCGCTGAAGGCCGGCTTCGCGTTCCTGCCGCTGTCCGGGCCGCTGTTCGTCGGGGCCCGGCTCGCGCCGCGGCTGCTCGCCCGCTACGGCGCCAAGCCCGTCGCGGCCACCGGCGGGCTGCTCAACGTGGCGGGCATGGCCTGGATCACCCAGCTGTCCGCGTCCGACGGCTACGCCCGGGGCATCCTTCCCTCGCTGATCCTGATCGGCGTCGGCGTCGGCTTCACGATGATGCCGCTGAACACCTTCATCCTGTCCGGCGTGGCGCCCAAGGACGCGGGCTCGGCCTCGGGCCTGCTGCAGACCATGCAGCAGGTCGGCGGCAGCCTCGGCCTGTCGGTGCTGGTCACCGTCTTCGGCACGGTCTCCCGCCACCACCGGGACAACCCGTTCATCCACGGCGCGACGGCCGCGTTCACCATGGCCGCCGTCTTCACCGGACTGGCGCTGGCGCTGGTGCTGTGCCTGAAGTCCCCGGCCCGCCCCGCCCTGCGCGGATAG
- a CDS encoding acetyl/propionyl/methylcrotonyl-CoA carboxylase subunit alpha — MRKVLIANRGEIAVRVARACRDAGIASVAVYADPDRDAPHVRAADEAYALGGDTPATSYLDFAKVLGAAAESGADAVHPGYGFLSENAEFAQAVIDAGLNWIGPPPQAIRDLGDKVAARHIAQRAGAPLVAGTPDPVSGAEEVVAFAKEHGLPIAIKAAFGGGGRGLKVARTLEEVPELYDSAVREAVAAFGRGECFVERYLDRPRHVETQCLADKHGNVVVVSTRDCSLQRRHQKLVEEAPAPYLTPEQNEQLYTASKAILKEAGYAGAGTCEFLVGQDGTISFLEVNTRLQVEHPVTEEVSGIDLVREMFRIADGEELGYDDPPLRGHSFEFRINGEDPGRNFLPAPGTVTRFDAPSGPGVRLDAGVEAGSVIGPAWDSLLAKLVITGATREQALQRAARALAEFEVEGMATAIPFHRAVVVDPAFAPKEGPFTVHTRWIETEFENTIPPFTGPAVDDEEGPGRETVVVEVGGKRLEVSLPASLGMTLARTGLAAGAKPKRRQAAKASTAVSGDALASPMQGTIVKVAVEENQQVAEGDLIVVLEAMKMEQPLNAHRSGTVIGLKAEVGSSVSSGAVICEIKD; from the coding sequence GTGCGCAAGGTCCTCATCGCCAACCGCGGTGAAATCGCTGTCCGCGTCGCCCGTGCCTGCCGGGACGCCGGGATCGCCAGCGTAGCCGTCTACGCCGACCCCGACCGGGACGCGCCGCATGTCCGCGCGGCCGACGAGGCGTACGCGCTGGGCGGTGACACGCCCGCCACCAGCTATCTGGACTTCGCCAAGGTGCTCGGGGCGGCCGCCGAGTCCGGTGCCGACGCCGTCCACCCCGGATACGGGTTCCTGTCGGAGAACGCGGAGTTCGCGCAGGCCGTGATCGACGCGGGGCTGAACTGGATCGGTCCGCCGCCGCAGGCGATCCGCGATCTGGGCGACAAGGTGGCGGCCCGTCACATCGCCCAGCGGGCCGGCGCGCCGCTGGTGGCCGGCACCCCTGACCCGGTCTCCGGCGCGGAGGAGGTCGTGGCCTTCGCGAAGGAGCACGGCCTGCCGATCGCCATCAAGGCGGCCTTCGGCGGCGGCGGGCGCGGCCTGAAGGTGGCCCGCACCCTGGAGGAGGTCCCGGAGCTGTACGACTCCGCGGTGCGCGAGGCGGTCGCCGCCTTCGGCCGCGGCGAGTGCTTCGTGGAGCGCTACCTGGACCGGCCGCGGCACGTGGAGACGCAGTGCCTGGCCGACAAGCACGGCAACGTGGTGGTGGTGTCCACCCGTGACTGCTCGCTCCAGCGCCGCCACCAGAAGCTGGTCGAGGAGGCCCCGGCCCCGTATCTGACGCCCGAGCAGAACGAGCAGCTCTACACCGCGTCCAAGGCCATCCTCAAGGAGGCGGGCTACGCCGGCGCGGGCACCTGCGAGTTCCTGGTGGGCCAGGACGGCACGATCTCCTTCCTCGAGGTCAACACCCGTCTCCAGGTGGAGCACCCGGTGACCGAGGAGGTCTCGGGCATCGACCTGGTGCGCGAGATGTTCCGGATCGCCGACGGCGAGGAGCTGGGCTACGACGACCCGCCGCTGCGCGGCCACTCGTTCGAGTTCCGCATCAACGGCGAGGACCCGGGCCGCAACTTCCTGCCCGCGCCGGGCACGGTGACGCGGTTCGACGCGCCGTCCGGTCCCGGTGTGCGGCTGGACGCCGGTGTGGAGGCGGGCAGTGTGATCGGCCCGGCCTGGGACTCGCTGCTGGCCAAGCTGGTGATCACCGGCGCGACGCGGGAGCAGGCGCTGCAGCGCGCGGCGCGGGCGCTGGCGGAGTTCGAGGTCGAGGGCATGGCGACGGCCATCCCGTTCCACCGCGCGGTGGTCGTCGACCCGGCGTTCGCGCCGAAGGAGGGGCCGTTCACGGTCCACACCCGGTGGATCGAGACGGAGTTCGAGAACACCATCCCGCCGTTCACCGGTCCCGCGGTGGACGACGAGGAGGGCCCGGGCCGCGAGACGGTGGTCGTGGAGGTGGGCGGCAAGCGCCTGGAGGTGTCGCTGCCGGCCTCGCTCGGCATGACGCTGGCCCGCACCGGTCTGGCCGCGGGCGCCAAGCCCAAGCGCCGGCAGGCGGCCAAGGCCAGCACGGCGGTCTCCGGCGACGCGCTGGCCTCGCCGATGCAGGGCACCATCGTGAAGGTCGCCGTCGAGGAGAACCAGCAGGTCGCCGAGGGCGACCTGATCGTGGTCCTGGAGGCGATGAAGATGGAGCAGCCGCTGAACGCGCACCGCTCCGGCACGGTCATCGGCCTGAAGGCCGAGGTCGGCTCCTCGGTCTCCTCGGGCGCGGTGATCTGCGAGATCAAGGACTGA
- a CDS encoding nucleoside triphosphate pyrophosphatase, giving the protein MTAASSPRASRPRPLVLASASPARLGLLKQAGIDPRVVVSGVDERAVTADTPAELARKLAEAKAAAVAGTGAGDGVVDEGDLVLGCDSVLELDGQALGKPADAAEAVARWQAMRGRSGVLRTGHCLIDTATGRRVSATASTTVHFGTPDDAEVAAYVASGEPLHVAGAFTLDGRSAPFVDGIEGDPGNVIGLSLPLLRQLLADLGVRITDLWT; this is encoded by the coding sequence GTGACCGCAGCATCCAGCCCCCGAGCGTCCCGTCCCCGCCCCCTCGTCCTCGCGTCCGCCTCGCCCGCGCGCCTCGGCCTGCTGAAACAGGCCGGCATCGACCCGCGCGTGGTGGTCAGCGGCGTGGACGAGCGCGCCGTCACCGCCGACACGCCGGCGGAACTGGCCAGGAAGCTCGCCGAGGCGAAGGCCGCCGCGGTGGCCGGCACCGGCGCGGGCGACGGCGTGGTGGACGAAGGGGACCTGGTCCTCGGCTGCGACTCGGTGCTCGAACTCGACGGCCAGGCGCTCGGCAAGCCCGCCGACGCCGCCGAGGCGGTCGCCCGCTGGCAGGCGATGCGCGGTCGCAGCGGCGTCCTGCGGACCGGGCACTGCCTGATCGACACCGCGACCGGCCGCCGGGTCTCCGCGACCGCCTCCACCACCGTGCACTTCGGCACGCCGGACGACGCGGAGGTGGCGGCCTACGTGGCCAGCGGCGAACCGCTCCACGTGGCGGGCGCGTTCACCCTCGACGGCCGCTCGGCGCCGTTCGTGGACGGCATCGAGGGCGACCCGGGCAACGTGATCGGCCTGTCCCTGCCGCTGTTGCGCCAACTGCTCGCCGACCTCGGCGTCCGCATCACCGACCTGTGGACGTGA
- the mmpB gene encoding morphogenic membrane protein MmpB codes for MLWSDEEPPEPPEEMRAAQAMLRRAMVVIALAAAVVLTISAWHA; via the coding sequence ATGCTGTGGTCGGACGAGGAGCCCCCGGAGCCCCCGGAGGAGATGCGCGCCGCGCAGGCGATGCTGCGCCGCGCGATGGTCGTCATCGCGCTGGCCGCGGCGGTGGTCCTGACGATCAGCGCCTGGCACGCCTGA
- a CDS encoding acyl-CoA carboxylase epsilon subunit: protein MVIKVERGRPTPEELAAVVALVQARAAAAQAEPEGPSVLDTWAAPARNVPGSVPTPGPGAWRTSAWPR, encoded by the coding sequence GTGGTGATCAAGGTGGAGCGCGGCCGGCCGACCCCGGAGGAACTGGCGGCCGTCGTCGCCCTGGTCCAGGCGCGGGCCGCGGCGGCCCAGGCCGAGCCGGAGGGGCCGTCGGTGCTGGACACGTGGGCCGCCCCGGCCCGCAACGTCCCCGGCAGCGTCCCCACGCCCGGCCCGGGCGCCTGGCGCACCTCCGCCTGGCCGCGCTGA
- a CDS encoding acyl-CoA carboxylase subunit beta — protein MAEPEYDIHTTAGKLADLRHRIEAATHAGSSRAVDKQHAKGKLTARERIELLLDQGSFTELDEFARHRSTNFGMAETRPYGDGVVTGYGTVDGRPVAVFSQDFTVFGGALGEVFGQKIVKVMDFALKTGCPVIGINDSGGARIQEGVASLGLYGEIFRRNTHASGVIPQISLVMGPCAGGAVYSPAITDFVVMVDQTSHMFITGPDVIKTVTGEDVGMEELGGARTHNTTSGNAHHLAGDEKDAFEYVKALLSYLPDNNLQEPPAFPAEADLAVTDENLELDTLIPDSANQPYDMHRVVEHVLDDGEFLETQALFAPNILTGFGRIEGRPVGVVANQPLQFAGTLDINASEKAARFVRTCDSFNLPVVTFVDVPGFLPGTSQEWDGIIRRGAKLIYAYAEATVPLITIITRKAYGGAYDVMGSKHLGADLNLAWPTAQIAVMGAQGAVNIVHRRALAQAATPEEAEELRARLIAEYEDTLLNPYIAAEHGYVDAVIAPSQTRAQLVKALRTLRNKRETLPPKKHGNIPL, from the coding sequence ATGGCCGAGCCGGAGTACGACATCCACACGACTGCGGGCAAACTCGCGGATCTGCGCCACCGCATCGAGGCGGCGACGCACGCGGGTTCGTCGCGCGCGGTCGACAAGCAGCACGCCAAGGGCAAGCTGACCGCCCGGGAGCGCATCGAACTGCTGCTGGACCAGGGGTCGTTCACCGAGCTGGACGAGTTCGCCCGGCACCGGTCCACGAACTTCGGGATGGCCGAGACCCGCCCGTACGGCGACGGTGTGGTGACCGGCTACGGCACGGTCGACGGCCGTCCGGTCGCCGTCTTCTCGCAGGACTTCACGGTCTTCGGCGGAGCCCTCGGCGAGGTCTTCGGCCAGAAGATCGTCAAGGTGATGGACTTCGCGCTGAAGACCGGCTGCCCGGTGATCGGCATCAACGACTCCGGCGGCGCGCGCATCCAGGAGGGCGTGGCCTCGCTCGGCCTGTACGGCGAGATCTTCCGCCGCAACACCCACGCCTCGGGCGTGATCCCGCAGATCAGCCTGGTGATGGGTCCGTGCGCGGGCGGCGCGGTCTACTCCCCCGCGATCACCGACTTCGTGGTGATGGTCGATCAGACCTCGCACATGTTCATCACCGGGCCCGACGTCATCAAGACCGTCACCGGCGAGGACGTCGGGATGGAGGAGCTGGGCGGCGCGCGCACCCACAACACCACCTCGGGCAACGCCCACCACCTGGCGGGCGACGAGAAGGACGCCTTCGAGTACGTCAAGGCACTGCTCTCCTATCTGCCGGACAACAACCTCCAGGAGCCGCCCGCCTTCCCGGCCGAGGCGGACCTGGCGGTCACCGACGAAAACCTCGAACTCGACACGCTGATCCCGGACTCGGCGAACCAGCCGTACGACATGCACCGGGTGGTCGAGCACGTCCTGGACGACGGCGAGTTCCTGGAGACGCAGGCGCTGTTCGCGCCGAACATCCTGACCGGCTTCGGCCGGATCGAGGGCCGCCCGGTGGGCGTGGTGGCCAATCAGCCGCTGCAGTTCGCCGGGACGCTGGACATCAACGCCTCGGAGAAGGCGGCGCGCTTCGTGCGTACCTGTGACAGCTTCAACCTCCCCGTGGTGACCTTCGTGGACGTGCCGGGCTTCCTGCCGGGCACCAGCCAGGAGTGGGACGGGATCATCCGGCGCGGTGCCAAACTGATCTACGCGTACGCCGAGGCCACGGTTCCCCTGATCACGATCATCACCCGGAAGGCGTACGGCGGCGCGTACGACGTGATGGGCTCCAAGCACCTGGGCGCGGACCTGAACCTGGCCTGGCCGACCGCGCAGATCGCGGTGATGGGCGCGCAGGGCGCGGTGAACATCGTGCACCGCCGCGCGCTCGCGCAGGCCGCGACGCCGGAGGAGGCCGAGGAGCTGCGGGCCCGGCTGATCGCGGAGTACGAGGACACCCTGCTGAATCCTTACATCGCCGCCGAGCACGGGTACGTGGACGCGGTCATCGCGCCCTCGCAGACCCGTGCGCAACTGGTGAAGGCGCTGCGGACGCTGCGGAACAAGCGCGAGACGCTGCCGCCGAAGAAGCACGGCAACATCCCGTTGTAG
- a CDS encoding biotin--[acetyl-CoA-carboxylase] ligase — MTPSRWSDLDRPPLNAAALRRAVVTPGGLWTALDVVDATGSTNADLAARAARGAPEGAVLVAEEQTAGRGRLDRRWTAPARSGLFFSVLLRPGAAAADGAAPVPAERWGWLPLLAGVAVATALSRVGGVDTALKWPNDLLVTVDGGERKAGGILAERSGADAVVVGIGVNVSLRADELPVPTAASLALAGAAGTDRDPLLRAVLRSFADWYGAWRAADGDPAASRLQQTYAAGCATLGREVRAELPGGAELVGTAVAVDGDGRIVVAPSDGAAERALASGDIIHLTATG, encoded by the coding sequence ATGACGCCCAGCCGCTGGTCCGATCTCGACCGTCCGCCGCTGAACGCCGCGGCGCTGCGCAGAGCGGTGGTGACGCCCGGCGGCCTGTGGACCGCGCTCGACGTGGTGGACGCCACCGGCTCCACCAACGCCGACCTGGCCGCGCGGGCCGCGCGGGGCGCGCCGGAGGGTGCGGTGCTGGTCGCCGAGGAGCAGACCGCGGGCCGCGGCCGGCTCGACCGGCGCTGGACGGCGCCGGCCCGCTCGGGCCTGTTCTTCTCGGTGCTGCTGCGTCCCGGCGCCGCCGCGGCGGACGGCGCGGCGCCCGTGCCGGCCGAGCGCTGGGGGTGGCTGCCGCTGCTCGCCGGGGTCGCGGTCGCCACGGCGCTGTCCCGCGTCGGCGGCGTGGACACGGCCCTCAAATGGCCCAACGACCTGCTGGTGACCGTCGACGGCGGGGAGCGCAAGGCCGGCGGCATCCTCGCCGAGCGCTCGGGCGCGGACGCGGTGGTCGTCGGGATCGGCGTCAACGTGTCGCTGCGCGCGGACGAGCTGCCGGTGCCCACGGCGGCGTCGCTCGCGCTCGCGGGGGCGGCGGGCACGGACCGCGATCCGCTGCTGCGGGCGGTACTGCGGTCGTTCGCCGACTGGTACGGCGCGTGGCGGGCCGCGGACGGCGACCCGGCGGCCTCGCGGCTCCAGCAGACCTACGCGGCCGGGTGCGCGACGCTCGGCCGCGAGGTGCGGGCGGAGCTGCCGGGGGGCGCGGAGCTGGTCGGCACGGCCGTCGCGGTCGACGGGGACGGGCGCATCGTGGTCGCGCCGTCCGACGGCGCGGCCGAGAGGGCTCTCGCGTCGGGCGACATCATCCACCTCACCGCCACCGGCTGA